A window from Triticum aestivum cultivar Chinese Spring chromosome 6D, IWGSC CS RefSeq v2.1, whole genome shotgun sequence encodes these proteins:
- the LOC123141008 gene encoding uncharacterized protein: MGSLGRHHPRPRSSSAAPLDDDNLLSEILLRLDPQPSSLPRASAVSRRWRLLVSDPGFRRRFRLHHNRNPPLLGVLEKVLGGDLSLVPTVEAPNRFPAGALSLRLDDFFVPIGCRHGLVLVFLSLDSWREILVWDPITAEQHRILLPPGFMTRGGEGMINGAVLRAAGDDDDFQVVVVMADKGRPQRRAFVCVYSSKTGVWGELVSTLLPSMALTDVACTGMPAVLAGNSLYWLLVGKISVILEFDMETQSLALIQVPVHMLEGGRPLNWIMRAEGGGLGLLFETDFSFQLWKRNTDSNGVFSWVLGRTIGLEKLPFLNSEKKDMSILALAEENNVMFIRKGGVVFMVHLDSLQFKKRLEDDNVTYYEPFESVYTAGI; encoded by the coding sequence ATGGGTAGCCTCGGCCGCCACCACCCACGCCCACGGTCGTCGTCGGCGGCGCCCCTCGATGATGACAACCTgctctccgagatcctcctccgcctcgaCCCACAGCCGTCCTCCCTCCCCCGCGCTTCCGCCGTCAGCAGGCGCTGGCGTCTCCTCGTCTCCGACCCCGGCTTCCGCCGCCGCTTCCGCCTCCACCACAACCGCAACCCTCCCCTCCTCGGTGTCCTTGAAAAAGTTTTGGGCGGCGATCTGTCCTTGGTACCTACCGTGGAGGCCCCCAATCGCTTCCCGGCGGGGGCCTTGTCTCTGAGGCTCGACGACTTCTTCGTGCCCATCGGATGTCGCCATGGCCTTGTGCTCGTGTTCCTCTCGCTCGATTCTTGGAGAGAGATCCTGGTGTGGGATCCCATCACCGCCGAGCAGCACCGGATCCTGTTGCCCCCTGGGTTTATGACGCGCGGGGGGGAGGGCATGATAAATGGGGCCGTGCTTCGGGCCGCCGGAGACGACGACGACTTCCAGGTGGTCGTGGTGATGGCAGACAAAGGCAGACCACAAAGGCGAGCTTTCGTGTGTGTCTACTCTTCAAAGACCGGCGTATGGGGTGAGCTCGTATCAACATTGCTTCCATCTATGGCTCTGACTGATGTTGCTTGCACGGGCATGCCCGCTGTGCTGGCTGGAAATTCTCTTTACTGGTTGCTTGTTGGGAAGATTTCTGTAATTCTCGAGTTTGATATGGAGACACAAAGCCTGGCCTTGATACAGGTGCCAGTGCATATGCTTGAAGGGGGGCGTCCCCTAAACTGGATCATGCGGGCAGAGGGTGGTGGCCTTGGTTTACTCTTCGAGACAGACTTcagcttccaattatggaagaggAACACAGATTCTAATGGTGTTTTTTCATGGGTACTTGGAAGAACTATCGGACTGGAGAAGCTACCTTTCCTGAATTCAGAGAAGAAAGACATGAGCATACTAGCGCTCGCCGAGGAAAACAATGTGATGTTCATAAGGAAAGGTGGCGTCGTCTTTATGGTCCATCTTGACTCATTGCAGTTCAAGAAACGTCTTGAAGACGACAACGTTACTTATTATGAGCCATTCGAAAGTGTCTACACCGCAG